In Dyadobacter sp. NIV53, a single window of DNA contains:
- a CDS encoding c-type cytochrome domain-containing protein, translating to MHIRLKRFAGQLLFAFNIFIAFLFLFESKLIIPAWLQTIGRMHPLILHFPIVILLGAMLMEFFRFRPENASNTFYRNFLQNLLLIGALFAAVTVIMGLFLSREEGYAGSTLLWHKWTGAGIFFISSFIYWIRNNNWYKAPVAKASALITVIGLVLTGHYGAALTHGSDFIFEPVMAQKEIEAVPLEKAMVFNDVIKPIFEQKCVSCHNPDKLKGELILTDSKSILKGGKSGKLFVPGNPEISLLLERVHLPADDKKHMPPSGKAQLTPQEVILLSLWVKQNAGFSKKVIDLPATDSLRILAMAKLKPVISTEDSFDFEAADEETIKKLNNDYRTVANLARESPALSVNIYNRSAFDAKQLDELKEVKRQIVSLNMNKMPVKDEDLKRVSQFENLRKLDLNFTDVTAKGLKELTSLKYLQSLTLSGTKMNFKELQTQIPGLKNLKTISLWETGISEPEIAQLQKNYKNITFIGGFKDDGKSPLKLNPPQVKNSSTIFAQTVPLQLRHPIKGVDIRFTIDGTEPDSIKSPVFDNKTVLNGSALIKAKAFKNGWFGSDMATFEFFKSAYIPDSVHLLFPLNGVHQAEGAHTFFDHKLGAIGANNPAWANNWAGERDHDMALVSEFKKPVTISSIGLHYMIEEDTGIFPPDVVEVWGGNNANQLKLLTKMKPALPRKGDKPSLKVVEGKFKPESITYLKIVAKPLNKMPEWHKSKGNKALLLVDEMFIN from the coding sequence ATGCATATACGATTAAAAAGGTTTGCCGGTCAGTTATTATTTGCTTTCAATATTTTTATCGCTTTTTTATTCCTTTTTGAAAGCAAATTAATTATTCCTGCCTGGCTGCAAACAATCGGACGAATGCATCCGTTAATTCTGCATTTTCCGATCGTAATTTTGCTTGGCGCAATGCTTATGGAGTTTTTCCGGTTCAGGCCTGAGAATGCATCTAATACTTTTTATCGTAATTTTTTACAAAACCTGCTGCTGATTGGTGCGCTGTTTGCCGCAGTAACAGTCATAATGGGCTTGTTTTTATCCCGCGAGGAAGGCTATGCCGGAAGTACATTACTTTGGCATAAATGGACAGGTGCCGGAATATTTTTTATCTCTTCTTTTATTTACTGGATACGAAATAACAATTGGTACAAAGCACCCGTAGCAAAAGCCAGCGCGTTGATCACTGTCATTGGTTTGGTATTGACTGGTCATTATGGAGCCGCACTCACCCATGGAAGTGATTTTATTTTTGAACCGGTCATGGCCCAAAAGGAAATTGAAGCGGTTCCGCTTGAAAAAGCTATGGTATTTAATGATGTGATCAAACCCATTTTTGAGCAGAAATGTGTGAGTTGCCATAATCCTGACAAACTGAAAGGGGAATTAATATTAACCGATTCAAAGTCAATATTGAAAGGAGGGAAATCCGGGAAATTATTTGTCCCTGGAAATCCTGAAATAAGTTTGCTTCTGGAACGTGTACACTTGCCGGCTGATGACAAAAAACATATGCCTCCATCCGGAAAAGCGCAGCTCACACCTCAGGAAGTTATTCTGCTGTCACTTTGGGTAAAACAGAACGCCGGTTTCAGCAAGAAAGTAATTGATTTACCTGCAACCGATTCATTACGGATTCTTGCTATGGCCAAATTGAAACCGGTAATTAGCACCGAAGATTCATTTGACTTCGAAGCCGCTGATGAAGAAACGATAAAGAAACTGAATAATGACTACCGTACAGTTGCGAATCTTGCCCGGGAATCCCCTGCATTATCCGTTAATATTTATAACAGAAGTGCTTTTGATGCCAAACAACTAGACGAGTTGAAAGAGGTTAAAAGGCAGATTGTTTCTTTGAACATGAATAAAATGCCAGTAAAAGATGAGGATCTGAAACGGGTAAGCCAATTTGAAAATCTTCGTAAACTGGACCTGAATTTCACAGATGTAACGGCAAAAGGCCTGAAAGAACTTACTTCTTTAAAATATTTGCAAAGCCTGACTTTATCGGGTACGAAGATGAATTTTAAGGAATTACAAACACAGATTCCAGGCCTTAAAAATTTAAAAACAATATCACTTTGGGAAACAGGCATATCAGAACCTGAGATTGCCCAATTACAAAAAAACTATAAAAATATCACCTTTATTGGTGGTTTTAAAGATGACGGAAAAAGTCCGTTAAAGCTGAATCCGCCACAGGTTAAAAACAGTTCGACGATTTTTGCGCAAACGGTACCTTTGCAGCTCAGGCATCCGATTAAAGGTGTAGACATCCGGTTTACAATAGACGGAACCGAGCCTGACAGCATTAAATCACCCGTATTTGATAATAAAACCGTATTGAACGGAAGTGCGTTAATAAAAGCCAAAGCATTTAAAAACGGTTGGTTTGGAAGTGATATGGCAACTTTTGAATTTTTCAAGAGTGCATATATTCCTGATAGTGTTCACCTGCTTTTTCCGTTAAATGGTGTTCATCAGGCGGAAGGCGCACATACATTTTTTGATCATAAATTAGGTGCAATTGGTGCTAACAATCCGGCCTGGGCCAACAATTGGGCAGGGGAAAGAGATCACGACATGGCGCTCGTTTCGGAATTTAAAAAACCGGTTACAATTTCCTCTATCGGGCTGCATTATATGATTGAAGAAGATACGGGCATATTTCCTCCTGATGTTGTCGAGGTTTGGGGTGGAAACAATGCGAACCAATTGAAATTATTGACTAAAATGAAACCTGCTCTACCCCGGAAAGGAGACAAGCCGTCGCTGAAAGTCGTAGAAGGGAAGTTTAAACCAGAAAGTATTACTTATCTGAAAATCGTGGCCAAACCACTAAACAAAATGCCGGAATGGCATAAGAGCAAAGGAAATAAAGCTTTGTTACTGGTGGATGAAATGTTCATTAACTGA
- a CDS encoding DUF885 family protein, with product MLKYTLFAITFGMLMQACQQKSTNDESAMPVSKFFDAYYEERLPLYPLEATMNGDNRYNDLMSDDLTKAGKDKLTAFYKKYQAELKKYDREKLSAEEKVSYDLVLWECNINLEGLRFHTELMPLNQIFSTHLMIAQLAGGTSIQPFKTVKDYENWLKRLDGFVVWADTAMVNMKTGLKQGYVLPTSLIKKLIPQLADMDHGPATGHLFYTPVKNFPKDFSDADKTKLEKEYAAMVENKIIPVFKKLHEFTAKEYLSAGRKTSGFDALPDGKALYDFSIKYFTTTEMTADEIHQLGLNEVERISKEMETVKNQVGFKGDLKSFFNDVRSNQKLMPFSKPEEVIANFNHIHETMKPNLKKLFDLTPKTAFQVRRTEAFREASASAEYNPGLANGTRPGIFYVPVPNAKKYNVVSDESLFLHEAIPGHHYQISLQQENKELPEFRKNLWYSAYGEGWALYCESLGKELGLYTDPYQYFGMLSAEMHRAIRLVVDTGLHSKGWTREKAIQYSLDHEAESEESITAEIERYMAAGGQALSYKIGQLKIRELRSKAEKELGAKFDIKEFHNLVLESGCVPLKLLEDKVNFWIASKK from the coding sequence ATGCTGAAATATACGCTATTCGCCATCACTTTTGGAATGCTTATGCAGGCTTGTCAACAAAAATCCACGAACGATGAATCGGCGATGCCGGTCAGTAAATTTTTTGATGCTTATTACGAAGAACGGCTTCCGTTGTATCCGCTTGAAGCAACCATGAACGGAGATAACCGTTATAACGATCTAATGTCGGATGATCTCACAAAAGCCGGGAAGGACAAACTGACTGCATTTTACAAAAAGTACCAGGCTGAACTGAAAAAATATGACAGGGAAAAGTTATCTGCTGAGGAAAAAGTAAGTTATGACCTTGTGCTTTGGGAATGCAATATCAATCTGGAAGGTTTACGTTTTCATACCGAACTGATGCCGCTTAATCAGATCTTTTCGACTCATCTCATGATTGCGCAATTGGCGGGCGGTACTAGTATTCAACCTTTTAAAACCGTAAAAGACTACGAAAACTGGTTAAAAAGACTGGATGGATTTGTGGTATGGGCAGATACAGCGATGGTAAATATGAAAACCGGATTGAAGCAGGGATATGTTTTACCAACATCGCTGATCAAAAAGCTGATACCACAACTGGCAGACATGGATCATGGACCAGCCACAGGACATTTGTTTTATACTCCTGTAAAGAATTTTCCGAAGGATTTTTCTGATGCGGACAAAACTAAGCTCGAAAAAGAATATGCTGCGATGGTGGAAAATAAAATCATTCCGGTGTTTAAAAAACTGCATGAATTTACAGCAAAGGAATATTTGTCTGCCGGCCGTAAAACATCAGGTTTCGATGCGCTTCCCGACGGCAAAGCTTTGTACGATTTTAGTATCAAATATTTTACGACAACCGAAATGACCGCTGATGAAATTCATCAGCTCGGATTAAATGAAGTGGAGCGAATTTCAAAGGAAATGGAAACTGTTAAAAATCAGGTTGGATTTAAAGGTGACCTGAAATCTTTCTTTAATGATGTTCGCTCCAATCAGAAACTGATGCCATTCAGCAAGCCGGAGGAGGTTATTGCCAATTTTAACCACATTCATGAAACAATGAAGCCAAATCTGAAAAAGCTGTTTGACCTGACCCCGAAAACTGCTTTTCAGGTTCGCCGTACTGAGGCATTCCGGGAAGCTTCTGCATCTGCGGAGTACAATCCGGGCCTTGCAAACGGTACCAGGCCTGGCATTTTTTATGTTCCGGTTCCCAACGCTAAAAAGTATAATGTAGTTTCAGATGAAAGTTTGTTCCTGCATGAAGCCATTCCGGGACATCATTATCAAATCTCGTTACAACAGGAAAATAAGGAACTTCCTGAATTTCGTAAAAATTTGTGGTATAGCGCTTATGGCGAAGGCTGGGCTTTGTATTGTGAATCACTGGGCAAGGAACTTGGGTTATATACGGATCCTTATCAATATTTTGGCATGTTAAGTGCGGAAATGCATCGCGCTATCCGTTTGGTTGTGGATACAGGATTACATTCCAAAGGTTGGACCCGCGAAAAGGCCATTCAGTATTCACTGGATCATGAAGCCGAATCGGAAGAAAGTATTACTGCGGAAATTGAAAGGTATATGGCAGCCGGTGGCCAGGCTTTATCTTATAAAATTGGTCAGTTAAAGATCCGTGAACTGCGATCAAAAGCTGAAAAAGAACTGGGTGCCAAATTTGATATCAAAGAATTTCATAATCTGGTACTGGAGTCTGGTTGCGTGCCTTTAAAATTACTGGAAGACAAAGTGAATTTCTGGATCGCTTCGAAAAAATAA
- a CDS encoding DUF1501 domain-containing protein, translated as MEKEILEHGLNFNRRRFLSSLSLGIGGVALGSLLMPDLFGKGAMEEEGFAPGIPHFAPKAKRVIYLFQNGAPSQQELFDYKPKLRDLSGKEIPPSVRGNQRLTGMTANQASFPLVGSFVDFKQYGQSRAWVSDLLPYTAKIVDDLCFVKSMYTEAINHDPALTFLQTGSQQGNRPSMGSWLSYGLGNENKNLPNFTVLLSRGVGNGQGVYSKLWSNGFLDSVHQGVQFSKGEDPVLYLRDPEGMNRKDRRDMLDNLSQLNELSYQEFGDPEITAKVKQYEMAYRMQTAVPEVMDLSKEPDDIIKLYGPDCLVPGTYAANCLLARKLSENGVRFVQLYHQGWDQHGNLPFEIANQAKDVDQASAALVTDLKQRGLLDETLVIWGGEFGRTSYTQGKLTADNYGRDHHPRCFTIWMAGGGIKPGMVYGETDELGYNIASNPVHVHDFQATVLHQLGLNHEKLIFKHLGRRYRLTDVSGKVVNDIIS; from the coding sequence ATGGAAAAGGAAATTTTGGAACATGGCCTGAATTTTAACAGAAGGCGCTTTTTGTCTTCTTTAAGTTTAGGAATCGGAGGCGTTGCTTTGGGTTCTTTGCTCATGCCGGATCTGTTTGGAAAAGGGGCAATGGAAGAAGAAGGATTTGCTCCCGGCATTCCTCATTTTGCACCAAAGGCAAAACGTGTCATTTATTTATTCCAGAACGGAGCACCATCCCAGCAGGAATTATTCGATTATAAACCCAAACTCAGGGATTTATCAGGTAAAGAGATTCCGCCATCAGTTCGTGGAAACCAGAGATTAACGGGTATGACGGCCAATCAGGCATCATTTCCGCTGGTTGGGTCATTTGTCGATTTTAAACAATATGGTCAATCGCGTGCATGGGTCAGTGACCTTCTACCATACACGGCCAAAATTGTAGATGACCTTTGTTTCGTAAAATCCATGTATACCGAAGCCATCAACCATGATCCGGCTTTGACATTTTTACAAACCGGTTCACAGCAGGGAAACCGGCCAAGTATGGGTTCCTGGCTTAGTTATGGTTTGGGTAATGAAAATAAAAACCTGCCCAATTTTACTGTTTTGCTTTCCCGTGGGGTTGGAAACGGACAAGGAGTTTATTCTAAATTATGGTCAAACGGATTTCTTGATTCGGTACATCAGGGCGTACAGTTCAGCAAAGGGGAAGATCCTGTTTTATACCTGCGCGACCCGGAAGGAATGAACCGGAAGGACCGCCGCGATATGCTGGATAATTTATCACAACTGAATGAATTGTCTTACCAGGAATTTGGTGATCCTGAAATTACTGCCAAAGTAAAGCAGTACGAAATGGCATATCGCATGCAGACTGCTGTGCCCGAAGTAATGGATCTCTCCAAAGAACCCGACGATATTATTAAATTGTATGGGCCTGACTGCCTGGTACCCGGCACATATGCCGCCAATTGTCTATTGGCAAGAAAATTATCAGAAAATGGTGTTCGCTTTGTGCAGCTTTATCATCAGGGATGGGATCAGCACGGAAACCTTCCTTTCGAAATTGCCAATCAGGCAAAAGATGTGGACCAGGCTTCTGCGGCACTGGTAACGGATTTGAAACAGAGAGGATTGCTGGATGAAACACTTGTTATCTGGGGTGGCGAATTTGGCCGTACCAGTTACACACAAGGAAAATTAACGGCTGATAATTATGGCCGGGACCATCATCCGCGTTGCTTCACGATCTGGATGGCTGGCGGTGGAATTAAACCAGGTATGGTTTATGGCGAAACAGACGAATTAGGTTACAATATTGCGAGTAACCCGGTTCATGTGCATGATTTTCAGGCAACAGTTTTACATCAGTTAGGCTTAAATCATGAGAAACTCATTTTCAAACATCTGGGCAGAAGATACAGGCTTACGGATGTTTCAGGAAAAGTAGTGAATGATATTATTAGCTGA
- a CDS encoding AGE family epimerase/isomerase gives MAQFTPDAFKNELINILGYWEKYGQDKENGGFYGRVNYENQPVPDSDKSVVLTGRILWTFSMAHRLFKEAGYLTLADKAYQQLIKHFFDPEHGGVYWSVKADGKPGDTKKQVYGNAFAMYGLSEYYRVTNFPPALEKAKELFNLIEKHAFDPKNGGYREAFARDWSATDDYILSKSPWIKSMNTHLHLVEAYTNLYSVWPDPKLKIQTTNMLESILTHIINGKTNRMQMFFDETWKPKDNIISYGHDIEASWLLLETAEVLHDEKLIEKVKKKSVQMAEAASSGLSPDGALNYEYDPETKHTKTERSWWVAAEQMVGFYNAYQLTRQDQFKVKSEKSWDYIVNEFIDSDKGEWFGTVAENGTPVKGDKINFWKCPYHNSRACAEMWRRVGKVQKG, from the coding sequence ATGGCCCAGTTTACACCGGATGCTTTTAAAAATGAGCTGATAAATATTCTTGGCTATTGGGAAAAGTATGGACAGGATAAAGAAAACGGCGGCTTTTATGGAAGAGTAAATTATGAAAACCAGCCGGTACCTGACTCAGACAAGTCTGTTGTTCTCACGGGCCGTATTTTATGGACCTTTTCAATGGCTCACCGCCTTTTTAAAGAAGCCGGATATCTTACACTGGCCGACAAGGCTTACCAACAACTCATCAAACATTTTTTTGATCCCGAACATGGAGGTGTGTACTGGTCTGTAAAAGCAGATGGAAAACCCGGTGATACCAAAAAACAGGTCTATGGCAACGCATTTGCCATGTATGGATTAAGCGAATATTATCGTGTTACCAACTTTCCTCCTGCTTTGGAAAAGGCAAAAGAGCTTTTTAATTTAATAGAAAAACACGCATTTGATCCAAAAAATGGAGGTTACCGGGAAGCATTTGCCCGGGACTGGTCGGCCACTGACGACTATATTTTAAGTAAAAGTCCATGGATAAAAAGCATGAACACGCATTTGCATCTGGTGGAAGCTTATACGAATTTATACAGCGTTTGGCCTGATCCAAAATTGAAGATCCAGACTACAAACATGCTTGAAAGCATCCTGACACATATTATAAACGGAAAAACGAACCGTATGCAAATGTTTTTTGATGAAACCTGGAAACCAAAGGACAACATTATTTCCTATGGACATGATATTGAGGCTTCCTGGCTGTTACTCGAAACGGCCGAAGTGCTTCATGACGAAAAACTGATTGAAAAAGTAAAGAAAAAATCAGTGCAAATGGCAGAAGCTGCCAGCTCGGGGCTAAGTCCGGATGGTGCGCTCAATTACGAATATGACCCCGAAACAAAACACACCAAAACTGAAAGAAGCTGGTGGGTTGCGGCGGAACAAATGGTTGGTTTTTATAACGCATATCAGCTGACCAGGCAGGATCAGTTCAAAGTAAAATCAGAAAAAAGCTGGGACTACATTGTAAATGAATTTATTGACTCTGATAAAGGAGAATGGTTTGGAACGGTTGCAGAAAACGGCACGCCTGTAAAAGGAGATAAAATCAACTTTTGGAAGTGCCCATATCATAATAGCAGAGCCTGCGCCGAAATGTGGCGGCGGGTTGGAAAGGTTCAAAAAGGCTGA